The genomic window GGTGGTGACGCCCACTAGGGAACTGGCATTCTAGCTACCAGAGTAGTTCCGCGCCCTCGGTTCCTGCCTCCACCTCCGCATTGCAGTGGTTGTCGGCGGCATGGACATGCTTTGGCAAACCAAGGAGCTTGCTGCCAGGCCCCACGTCGTTATTGCCACGCCAGGGAGGATCAAGTCCTTGCTCGAGAATCCTAATATTCCTTTAGTTTTTGCTAGAACTAAGGTAATAACTAGGTTCAACTCTTTCGTGTTTGTATAGTCTAAAAATATGTGATTGTTCACAATGTCTAACGATAATTTCTCAAACTATGAGTACTGTTTGTGAGGAGTGACTTGCttaaaaaaatgtttaattttAAGAATTCAATTGCAATTTTTAAATTATAGGAGGGTTTAAAAGTCAGAGAATTTCTAGGAAGCAACTTTCAGTGGATTTATTTTAATCTATGTATTAATGATCGTgatgtttttttgttttgttaatgGATAATGAGGTTTTGGTGTTGATGTTGTTGTGGTTATGGTTTACTATTAATGATGTTGTGATTTTCAATGGAGGTATGGAGGGCTTGTAGTGTAGAACTGTGTCCCAGAAGCTTGGAAGGTAGGACATAGGTTATATATGTGTATGTATATGGAACTACATTGTGTATATCTAAATGTTATGCATTTCTTTACCTTCATATTTATATGCAGTTCCTTGTCCTGGATGAAGCAGATCGAGTTCTTGATGTCAGTTTTCAGGAGGAATTGAAATTTATCTTTAAGTGCTTACCAGAAAATCGGCAAAATCTGTTATTTTCTGTAACAACCACAAGTAATGGAAGATATGGACATATTTGATGCATATTTTATCAAAAATGGAAGATATGGACATCCGATCTGCCATTGTATTTATCTCTACATGCAGGTATCTCTCTTAATAACATTAGTGAACTTTCTCTCTTATGATGGATTTTGGTTTTGAATTTGATCCATTGATTGTGACTGTCATAATTTGGGTTTTCGGAAGAAGGGTTTCTATGGAGGTTTTTTAGTGTTCAAATTTCTCAACTTTAGCATaaagtttttctcttttttgtgtttcttttttCCCGTGAGATGGAGAGGGAGAAGCTGAATTTGAACAAAGAGAGTAATAACAACGGTGTTGGAGGTAATAACAGTAAGAGTGGCGGTGATGGCTTCATTAACAGAAGCAAAGTTAGGATTTTGTTGTGTGATAACGATTCCAAGAGTTCCGAAGAGGTTTTTACTCTTCTAATTCGATACTCTTATCAAGGTATAAATTATGtgtttttctcccttttctatGTATGGAGTGAATTGTTTGTATCTGCTTTGTGATTACTAGAACTTGGTTTGCTCATATTATTGTTCTTAGATTCTATTTTATTTGCTAGAGAGGTGTTTTTGTGGATCCTTACATGCTTACAAACTTGAGTTTTATGGGGTTTAGATGAGAGATAATTAACCCTGGTTTTGTAGGTTGGCAACAACATGAGGGGACAATTTACAGTTGTTACTTTAGATGCAAACTTAGATTCTGATCTCGTTGTTATTGAGTTACTTCTATGGTTCTGAGTAACAATATCTATTCAACTTCAAAAGTTGTCATGCTTTTGTTCTTATATTTGGGTTCCATTTGATGCCAAGAGGAGTTTCAGCTGCTATAAGATGCACATAATCAAACCTCTATGAGGGAGTTGCTTGTTGCAACTGTTACAAACATGACATATAGTGTAGATTTTCCTTGGGTGATTTTGGTTTTGACTTTTGAGGTCCAAATTTCTCTTTAAGACTCAGATCTCAAATGTATTGAAGTGTGCAAGACATATGATTAAGTTTTCACTAACGAAAaagattgaaaaaataaaatcattGCATATTAAGagtgttatcttgttaattaatGTAGTCTAATTACTGTTAATTTAATTCGTTGTCTTTGATTTTCATGAATAGCAAGTCGTGAAATTTAGTTGAAGAATCATTCGTTACTACATGGAAAAGTGATAAGGGTCATGTGGTCTCGTCGCGATCCTGATGTGAGAAAAAGTGGCAGAGGCAATGTTTTTGTTAAGGTATATGTCTATTTGTTTGCAGCTTTGATATACCATACTTAATCATATGCCAGGATCTATATCATTTTTAAAGTgaattcttttgtttttcttgtacTGCGGCAGAACTTAGCTGAATCCATAGATAATGCGGGATTACATGATTTATTTCAAAAGTTTGGAAATATCTTGTCCAGCTTTGGGAATTGCTTTGGTGCTTCAAATTGTTTTAGAGGGAATGATGATAGTGATACTTCTGAGAAGCCATGGGAACGAGGTAATAGAATTGAGGTTGTGACTAATTGAATGATGTtgtgtttgatttattgaatgatgatgatgctgaAAATTCTGTTTGTTAGAGTGCAGAATTTGTTGAAAGGCTAGAAGCCAATTTTCATGATTGAATTAATTGATGATACATGCTAATGATTATTTGAGATGATGCTGGTCTATTTGGTATATATGATGCagtaaattaacaataatatatgtgaattgtttgagtgATTTGTGGCTGGATTGCTATGTTGAGTAATGCAGAAATTGTTGATTTCATATGagtatgcttaaatgtgaaaagtgACAAAAAATGGTGACTTATTAATCCTGAACACTTGGGACTGATTTAATCTTTCTAACAAGTTACAATAGGTAAAAGAAAGTTAGAATGCAAGGTTAGAGTGAGTGAAAAGCTAGGAATCAATTTTTGACCTCTCAAAACCCAAGGTTACATGTTGCAGAATTATGCAGTTTTGGGCAGCAATTTGTGAACAAAATTGGGAGTAATCTAGCCACTCAAAATGAGTGAAATAATTTTTCTATGAAACCTTAAGATGTCTAGATTATTCTcctaaaatttcagaattttctgATGTATGGTTTgggagatatgatttttagaaaatggtCATTTTCTGCAGAAACAATGCTGTATGAATTCTGGAACAGTAACTTCAAAACCACATATCTCAATACTCTGAAACTCTTTGGAGGTGAAACTAAAGAGGAATGAAATATTAGGATGTCTAGTATTTTATGTCCAAATTTCAGGATAATTTGAATTTTATAGAAAAATTTGTGTCTTCTGGAAGTAGGGTTATTCGCTGCTGCGACAGCACCCTTTTCTTAAAACAAAACCATATTTCGAGAGGCATAACTTTTTCTAGAGAAGTGAAAATGCTCTGGGACTTAAACTGGGTGAAAGATGGGTAAGTCTGGTTCAATCACACCAAACTTTAGGAGAATCCAACCAAAgatggattttatatgatttttctaaGTTGGTTATTGCTTGCTATTTTTCTGAAGTGTACTAAATCAGTAGCtggtttttaaaaaatcatataaaattaaattcttagaaCACAGttacaaaaccaaaaccaaagtaCACTTTAGGATtcctatttaaaataaataataatatattaggatttcttttgcccctttttttatatgtataatatattagGTATATGTATAATATGTTATACCTCTTATATTTGCATATGGTTAAGTTAATTGCTATGGCTGAAAATCATATGTTATTGGCTTTATTGACACTTTAACACTTGAAGTTGTATTGTTATGGCTGAAAATTATTTGTGTAATTCTAGTTGTTGTAATTCTAGTTTTGTGCTAACTGAAGCAGCATCAAGAATTGTGCTAACTTTATTTTTTAAGTTGACATAGTTTTGATAATTTATACAATTATTTTCAGTTTGGTTTCTAATTATTTtcagtttgattttttaatttttataattgagAATGTcgttataaatatttttctaattacttttctatataattatgcaggataatattgaggatgataatgaagATTAAGCTGTTTATCATTGTGGTTTATGGGTTAAGATGGAGTAATGTTGAGAATAGATACATGTATGGTAGACTAattacttttattagaagatacttatatagaatataatattttagttttcCGTAGAGTATTAGTAGTAAATACTTATATGAAGTAGTCTCATGCCTATTTTGATATGGCTATGTttaatttagtgtgagatgtatgaatattagtacttttggatcattataaatatattttatttacagataatttttattatttaaagaaattatttagtataattatgtatttatttttattttataatatttaactcatttaattaaaaatacagaattatatatgtaatcatattactaaatattatgtacaaaaaattattagaatatatatatatatatatatatatatatatatatatatatatagaaaataaaaaaaacaatgaggaatctaaggctacacttatatagagtagttATGCTTATacagaaaattagaaaaaaatgagggacctaaggctacacttatatagagtagctatggtatacaatgtggctatgcTTTACAAGTGATGTAGTAgcactgaaaagcgtagcctattctggtaaaAATAGAAGCTGAAAatcgtagcctttggtcctggacaacatcacttgaaaagcgcaccctattcccaaatgccaaaagcgtagcccttggtgcaaaaaagcgtagcctttgagaataggcaacggccgaataggaatcactccaaaaagcgtagccgtagcccagaaagcgtagccgtagcctaaggcatcatttttttcacttttggctacacttttcaagtgtacctgaatgggtgtttttcttgtagtggcgcagatgctgttggattctgacctccctgcactcaaagtggattttctggagctacagaactttaaatggtgcgctctcaattgcgttggaaattagacatccagagctttccagaaatatataatagtccgtacttttcccgagtttagatgacgcaaactggcgttcaacgccagttccatgctgcattctagagttaaacgccagaaacaggttgcaaagtggagttaaacgccagaaacaggttacaaactagcgttcaactccaaaagaagcctctacacgtgtaaagctcaatgctcagcccaagcacacaccaagtgggtcccagaagtggatttctgcatcatttactcatttctgtaaaccctagtaactagtttagtataaataggactttttactattgtatttacatcttcggatcagatctttgatcagttttatgctatcttagacctttatggggctggccattcgaccatgcctggaccttcatcacttatgtattttcaacggtagagtttctacacaccatagattaaggtgtggagctctgctgttcctcatgaattaatgcaaagtactattatttttctattcaagtcaagcttattcctattctaagatatccattcgcacccaagaacatgatgaatgtgatgattatgtgacgctcatcatcattctcacttatgaacgcgtgcctaacaaacactttcgttctacatgcaaacaagctagaatgaatatctcttagatatctaatatagaggaccgagtccgagatattagaatcttcatggtataagttagaacccatggatggccattcctgagatccgaaaagtctaaaccttgtctgtggtattccgagtaggatttgggaagggatggctgtgacgagcttcaaactcgcgagtgctgggcgtagtgatagacgcaaaaggatagtaaatcctattccagtatgatcgagaactgacagatgattagccatgcagtgacaacacattggaccattttcacatagaggatgggatgtagccattgacaacggtgatgccctacataaagcttgccatggaaaggagtaggaatgattggatgaagacagcagaaaagcagaggttcaagaggaacgaaagcacctctatacgcttatctgaaattctcaccaatgaattacataagtatctctgttccgagggttacctgaaactgtaggtcgatctcggacaagATCCTCAGTGAtggtcggaaccgatgtgtccggctggtgaatggaggccggagctggtacgtccgacttgtttggacttggacgtgctgctgatcctctgtcaccgaagggtggggggtacctgcaagagactccgatgcttaagttagcatgggtattaaacaggtgttatgtagaatcagagtatgagttatacctgggtgctccagtgtatttataatggtgagatatgacctttttgataagataagttagttattttatcttatctttatctttgagttgaggtcagcgtatctttcAATGAAACCACcttcatctctataggcttaggccgccttaggattcgggtcgtgctcctctgtttgggcccttaatTGGGCTcttctgtcgatttggccgagctctttgagaagaggtcggatagtctgacctgaagaggtttgGTCGCTTTTTCtcgaatcatcccaggtcggatagctcgacccagggtatgaacagtgcccctgcttgagctcgatcttctttttgaggtcgagtccttgacttcggtccttcttaaagtcgaactcaagcatttgtcgattcctttctttgtaaagtgtcttttttgaatgtagaacgttttcctctaaaagcgcgcgtttttgtattagcgcttttttgagaacgcaagcggttttaatatccgcatttaattggcattaatttgcccttcattctctcttggcttttattttgaatttcgcgatcaaaaacggtttctcttcttcatttcttcttcgtaacttctccctttgctCTCTCGTTTTCTGTTTCTCTCATCTGCTCTCTGTCTTTCGCTTGCGCTTCTGCTTTCGTCGCTTGCCATTTTTCTGGGCAGCCTTTATCTCTGCGCTTCTAATCTTCCTCGAAGCTTCTTCCGTCTCCAGGTTGGTCCCCTGTCGTATTTTCCTCGTTGTTTTTGACTTTGCGATGGGTTTCCTTTTGATCTtctttttggagaaagtttggatctttctgttttttATCATGCTTGACTTGTTGCATGCTCTGAAATTTCTTTGCTTTTTGGTGTGAATCTTTTTCTTGTTGCTtgaatcttttttcttttgcatgtTGCCGCCGTTTCTATTTGTGCCTtggctgatgattttttgcttgatttcaaaAGAAAGTTTGCGCCCTTGCTGCTTGGCCTTTTTTGACATTTCTGATATACTGTAGAAGTAGTATTTTTTGCTGGAAAACTGTAGAAGTGTGGTCCTTTtgcgtttttgcttcctttgttttctttctggattttattttgatgagtgctgggatgtagaccgtagaaataacttgaaaaccttgcttgtttactgcctccaagggatgccccaagacctttgtcttgagtcttggggttttccctttttgtttatccgcccgtcgagatgttttgccctctgtccgagatgtttttgagtaatccattcttcttttctttttgtaggatttagttgacctcatgtcttcccgaaataacgttgtcgaaatgccttcccaggttcccgcgggtatggctgattaggtggactccatggttcttatgtgtgtctcactggttgattctgaattttgtactcagcttaggcagtttcacagtgtctgtagtaattctggtgatgagaagaactatgaacttgcccctccctcttctgacgagagagtctgcttttcgactcgagttgttgatggtcgccctttcttttatgcttatgattttttctttggtcagctgggtatcacccttccttttaccaaattcgaaaccgacctgttatggtcttgtaatgttgccccttctcaacttcaccccaattcctgggattttattaaaattttccaattgttgtgcgatggttttggtattcctgcttcccaatctctctttttctatctgtttgtcttgactaagcccggtgtggtaaaaaagaagtcggcatgggtctcctttcgttctacccaggggaagaaggtttttttccatgtttgacgagtcgttccatgattttaaaaactactttttcaaggtccgagctgttgaaagaGCTCAGCCCTTTTTTCTAGATGAGAATGAcaaacctgcttttcccttggaatggcaaaaaagatgtgagggtctgACAATGCACAACCAAGAGATGTTATATTGGTAAGATTTTTCTCTTTAATATcacctcgttgtgagtatagcctaccaacaacaatcctcgggggtcaaatttagaagaggaatttggttgtcacaggttcaaccccaatagaaataaccgaagtattcaaacctcgggtcgtctcacgaagaatgggcaaacatgtgcttcgacattggttagaaatccggggttgagagttatgagcatgaaaataaatggaaaactcaacaagcaagtaatcttaaattgcaataaacgaaTTCAACTACGTAAGCAAAAACTAAGCAATTCCAATGAGCAAGCAATATTCTACTTAATTTTCCCTTAAGCTAAGCGAGTAACTATGACTAAGACACTTGAAATTGGAAATCGGTTTTCAATTATGAATGAtaaaaacaactcttggctagacacgggaattggggtcacaatccttgtccaacactccatcttgacaattatgaggaaccaagcgcATTAAGTCTACTcccaagtcttaagtacgtgatatctactcctagacttgaagtacgtcaaatggccttggccacatcaacccataagtcccaacctacctactaattagattagtagtgggttggcgtcaatgagtatcaaattgaccacctagggctcccaaatcatcaaatccgttagacccaatgactcaagtttacccaattcccttgacctaggccaagagtgagaagaactactccataatcagagtaaacaattcatcaaacacttggtaagcgctAACAAAATACATGTtcaaaatagtaattaaattgagttctacaaatacccactaacaatgatcaacatacaatcaaacaatcaacaagattaaacatagaaatcatcaatgtaacatcaacaaaacaagattcacaacattcatgaaatggttaaaataacaattgacaagaattataaaactatcactagatgtAAGCAAGATCGTAGCAaggaaattaaattcaacaattaaaactgtaatcaacaaaatccaattcacaaatcaacaagaaaaaaatcaaaatggaaactagatctagagaggaactagaatttctctctctagaatcaccAAAGAACCCAAAAAAAACTCAAAATTATGTCCTCGTCTCCAAATGAGTCATCCCCCATTTTCCCCtaagcatccttgggtcttttccatgcagaaaacagcttgaaattgggcctccttggcctcagaaatttccaggcacgatttctcttaatgaggtcacgtgcaacttcccacgcgtgcgcgccatgcgtgcgcgcgcgccgattatttttgtgatccacgcatgcgcgccagttgcgcgtgtgcgtcgatagaaatcttccaatctgcacggatgcgtccatccttgcgcgccgcttcaaTCCAGTCCCATCCACGTGAgtgcgtggagtgcgcgggcgcgccgatgctgctgctcccaagacttcaattcttcatgttcctccctttttgtacatgctttctccctctcttctgagtcattcctaacctataattcctgaaattactcaacacagatatcacggcatcaaatgacaatagaagaggattaaaatatggcaattttaaggtaaaataagcatgtttttcatcatagagcaatattgggaagtgaacacaaaaccatgcatttcttgtgaataagt from Arachis ipaensis cultivar K30076 chromosome B09, Araip1.1, whole genome shotgun sequence includes these protein-coding regions:
- the LOC110266596 gene encoding polyadenylate-binding protein 1-like 2, translating into MWSRRDPDVRKSGRGNVFVKNLAESIDNAGLHDLFQKFGNILSSFGNCFGASNCFRGNDDSDTSEKPWERGNRIEVVTN